A genomic segment from Paenibacillus sp. FSL K6-1096 encodes:
- a CDS encoding KGG domain-containing protein — protein sequence MAQNNQNDQKMSREEAGRKGGEATSRNHDREFYQEIGEKGGEARSRSNSGGSVGNSGDDGKMSREEAGRKGGEARARQRDNN from the coding sequence ATGGCACAGAACAACCAGAACGATCAGAAGATGAGCCGCGAAGAAGCGGGACGTAAGGGTGGAGAAGCCACATCAAGAAATCATGACCGTGAGTTCTATCAGGAAATTGGCGAAAAAGGCGGAGAAGCACGCAGCCGCAGCAATTCAGGCGGCTCAGTCGGCAATAGCGGAGACGACGGCAAGATGAGCCGTGAGGAAGCGGGACGCAAAGGCGGAGAAGCGCGGGCCCGTCAACGTGACAATAATTAA
- a CDS encoding VOC family protein, with translation MATIHQRIIPHIWYDKEAVAAAHFYASVFPESRVTNVTTLHDTPSGDCDQVSFEIWGQKFMGISAGPYFKLNPSVSFFVNFDPSRDENAAQQLDEIWDKLSEGGTALMPLGEYPFSKRYGWIQDRYGVSWQLILTNPEGEERPAIIPSLLFVGDQCGKAEEAMSFYQSVFNDTRQGLVARYPAGMEPDQEGTVMFADFMLENLWFTVMDSAHNHQFSFNEAISFMVKCDSQEEIDHYWDKLSAVPEAEQCGWLKDKFGISWQIVPGGMDEMMKQGSPEQRARVTKAFLKMKKFDLAALRQAYEGE, from the coding sequence ATGGCAACCATCCATCAGAGAATCATTCCGCATATCTGGTATGACAAAGAGGCGGTAGCTGCGGCTCATTTTTACGCGTCGGTGTTCCCGGAATCCCGGGTTACGAATGTTACCACCCTTCATGACACGCCTTCGGGTGACTGCGATCAGGTTTCTTTTGAAATTTGGGGGCAGAAGTTTATGGGGATTAGTGCAGGCCCGTATTTTAAGCTGAATCCGTCCGTATCCTTCTTCGTTAACTTTGACCCGTCACGGGATGAGAATGCGGCACAGCAGCTGGATGAGATCTGGGACAAGCTGTCCGAGGGGGGAACTGCATTAATGCCTCTTGGCGAGTATCCCTTCAGTAAGCGGTATGGCTGGATTCAGGATCGGTATGGTGTGTCCTGGCAGCTGATTCTTACGAATCCGGAAGGGGAGGAACGGCCGGCTATCATCCCATCGTTGTTATTTGTCGGGGATCAGTGCGGCAAGGCAGAAGAGGCGATGTCCTTCTATCAATCCGTCTTCAATGATACACGGCAAGGGCTTGTAGCCCGTTATCCTGCCGGAATGGAGCCTGACCAGGAAGGAACGGTGATGTTCGCCGACTTCATGCTGGAGAATCTGTGGTTTACCGTAATGGATAGTGCGCATAATCATCAATTCAGCTTCAATGAAGCAATCTCCTTCATGGTGAAATGCGACTCGCAGGAAGAGATCGATCACTACTGGGATAAGCTGTCTGCGGTTCCGGAAGCGGAGCAATGCGGCTGGCTCAAAGACAAGTTCGGGATATCCTGGCAGATCGTTCCTGGTGGGATGGACGAGATGATGAAGCAGGGTTCACCGGAGCAGCGCGCGCGCGTGACGAAGGCTTTTCTTAAGATGAAGAAGTTCGACCTTGCAGCATTGCGCCAGGCCTATGAGGGTGAGTAG